The genomic window CAGGATTTTACGCTTGTAAATCCCAGCTGTGCACAACCCCTGATTTATCGCAGCGCACCTAGAAGGAAAGCTGTGAAATATCAGCGTGGTATATAGGATGAAGAAAAATGGAGGCGTTCAACGCTGAAGGGCATACATTCTAGAGAACAGAGACGTCCAAATGCGCAGGATGAAGGCTAAAATCCCTTGCTGTTGGCCGGTCCGTATCTATCAGACCGCCGATTCTCCAAATAGATATTATGCGGGCGCACGAGAACACATCTATCAGCGACGTATTCTCTTCCAAGGTCAGAGGTGACGTACATACAGCACATCAACTCAGACTCCGATTTCTGTCTGACCTTGATGTAACCCTCTTGCACCCAACTGTGTGGGATCTTTCTTATCTTTAAATGCCGCTGAAAGGCTTGCCGATAGTACTCTGACGTTAGCAAGTACGATACTTTGTTTTTTGGGTCAGGAGTGGTTGATAGATGAAACTGCAGTTCTTGAACTGCTTTTCTCTTCAAGAAGAGTTGGAACTTACCTAGTGCCCAATAACCACCCAAGTCATTGCATCTGCTAATGAAACTATCAAGAAGATCGTTACATATGCCTTGTAACTCAGAACGTCTTGCCATAACGGCTCCAGCCTATGACGACCAACTTTAAAAAGTAACTCAAATTGGCCTTTCTGGGGCCATGCTTAATAGAACATTTTCTTTTCGCTAATTGCAACTCAATCCATTAGTGCACACGTCCACCAGAACCTTTTTTCACAATATCCGTCAGCACATGCGATGGCACTGGCAGCATGACCTGGCCTAGGTTTTTGAGGGTTTCAGCAAAGTTTGCGGCGGCTTGTTCAACTTCCTCACAACGCTGAGGGCAGGTGATGTGTTGCAGGCAGAATTTTGCTGTGTCCGTATCGTGTTGAAGCCCCGCGATCAGGCCCATCGTCAGGCATTCTTCGACACAAAGATGCTGGGAATCGTAGGGGTAGCATCGAAGCGGGCAGGCGGCACAGCGCTTCAGTGTACGCACATATTGAGAGAGGCTTGCCAGAGCCACGCCAGCATCCTGATGTCCAAGCGCTTCGCTGTACAGATCCCATGCCATTTCCCAAGGCGCGATGGAACCGGTTTCAAAGCCGGACGACCACCGACGATAGCCTTCCAGAACCAGTCTTTCTGGTTGGCGTTCCAGATAAACATCATTTGCCCCAACATCCATGGGTAGCGCCTCTTCCGTGCCTCTGGCAGCATCTCACTCCGCCAGTAATTTAAATATGAGTATCATAGTATAGTTTAATTGCACCCACGTGTTCAAGCAGGAGTTTTGGGTATGCTGACATTTAGCGGTTGAAGCCTCTTGATACACAGGGTGGTTGTGCTGGATAGCAAACTCATGCAAGCTCCGGTGCTTGCAACAGCACACCAAGAGGATCGGATGAGCGAAACGAGAGACGACCGTCAGACAGCCACCATTGTGGATGTGGCCGAACGCGCCGGTGTGGCCGTTGGCACGGTGTCCCGTTTCATCAATGGGCGTGAGGTTCGCAAGACCAACGAGATGCGCATTCGCGAAGCGATCAAGGAGCTGGGCTACCAGACCAACACCTTCGCGCAGGCCATGAAGACCGATGTGACCAAGACCGTTGCTGTGGTGATGGATGGCTTTGATGAGTTCCACACGCAGGTGCTCTCCAACGTCATCACCCAGTTTTTTGACCACGGCTATCAGGTCACCACCTATCACCTGAAGAACGAACCGGGCGAGCTGGACAACCTTATGTCCATCATGACGGCCCGCAAGTTTGATGGGGTGGTGATGAGCGGCACGTTCAACAACACCATCTCACTGGATCAACTGCGCTCCTTACAAAAGCCGATCGTCCTGTTCAACGATGAAGCCACCGGCATTGATATTGACCGAGTACTGGTGAACAACCGCGAAGCCTCCAAGCGAGCCGTTCAGCATATGATCGAGATGGGACATGAACGCATCGCGATCATCAAGGCCAGTGATCTGCAATCCTCTTCCCGCGGGCGTTATCAGGGGTTCTGTGATGCTATGGAAGAAGCAGGCCTTCAGGTCATAGAAGAATACGTCTGCGAAGGGTCGTGGCGGCTATCAGATGGCTACTTCGCACTTCAGCAGTTGATGGCATTGGATGAACCACCGACAGCGCTGTTCTCCGTCAACTACGAGATGACCATGGGCGTGCTGGAAGCGATGAAGGAGCAAGGGCTGCAAGTTGCAAAGGACCTGTCTCTGGTCAGCTACGACGACCCGTATTTCTTCCGCTTGCTTACCCCAAGCATCACCGCAATTGCGCAGCCGCATGATGTAATTGCGTCGCGTTTGGTGGAGATGATGCTGACACGGCTCAACAACGGGATTTCCTCCTCCTCCCGCAAAATGACTGTCTCTTGCGATGTGATCCTGCGTGATTCCGTGGCGCGTCTGCGCTGATTTTTTCACAAGCGCCGAAGAACGGGAAAGTGTTTTTGTTTCAGAAGACATAGGATCTGTGCAGAGTAAATATGCCGCTTTGCAGCAAAGTTGAAATTATTGAAATTAGTTGACAACGGTATCAACTAAAGGAAAACTTCCAGCATGACGCAGGGTCTCGATGGGGGAGAACCTGCCAGTCTGGGGGGATATTATGAAACTCATTCGGCTCGCGGCAGCGGCTTCATTTTTTGCGTGTTCATCATTTTCATTGGCCAGTGCTGAGACAGAACTCAAGCTCTGGAACCTGACCAGCTCCTCTGATGCGGTCAACAAACATTGGGAAGAGGTAATCGCCACCTTTGAGGAGGCGCATCCGGGCATCAAGATCAACTACGAGACGTTTCCCAGTGATGCTTACAAGACAGGCCTGCAAGTAGCGCTGGCGTCTGATGCTGGGCCGGATATCTTCTTCAACTGGTCCGGCGAAGACGCTGCCGTGCTGGCACGCAACGGGCTGACTGCGGACCTGACCGAGATTGGCGCAAAGCCGGGCATGTGGGGCGAGAAGATTGCACCGGGCATGTTTGATGCCTTCACGGTTGGCGGCAAAGTCCACGGTGTGCCAACGCATCTGATCACCAAATACATGTTCTACAACACCAGCTTCTTTGCAGATAACAATCTCAGCGTTCCAACCACGCTTGGTGAGCTAAAAACCTCCTGTAAAGCCATCCGCGACATCAATCCGCGCATGTCGCCTATCTCACTGGGCAACGCGGAAAAGTGGAAAGGCGTACATTACATCTCTACGCTGAACCAGAAAATCGTCGGCGAAGAGCAAGTCGCTAAAGACTATGCATTGGACGGCAATGCTTCGGAGTTATTCTCTGATCCCGGTTATGTGGAAGCCCTGCAAACGCTTGTTGATCTCAGTCAGGCTGGTTGCTTCAACAAAGCACCAAACGCCACCACAGCAGATGCCTCCCGCAGCCTGTTTGCGGCTGGTCAGGCAGCCATGATTTACTGCGGAAACTGGTGTCCGGGTACATTTGACAGCGAAGGCCTTG from Microbulbifer sp. MKSA007 includes these protein-coding regions:
- a CDS encoding extracellular solute-binding protein — protein: MKLIRLAAAASFFACSSFSLASAETELKLWNLTSSSDAVNKHWEEVIATFEEAHPGIKINYETFPSDAYKTGLQVALASDAGPDIFFNWSGEDAAVLARNGLTADLTEIGAKPGMWGEKIAPGMFDAFTVGGKVHGVPTHLITKYMFYNTSFFADNNLSVPTTLGELKTSCKAIRDINPRMSPISLGNAEKWKGVHYISTLNQKIVGEEQVAKDYALDGNASELFSDPGYVEALQTLVDLSQAGCFNKAPNATTADASRSLFAAGQAAMIYCGNWCPGTFDSEGLEGGYDLARFPAAENGKGNQDYNFALLEGYQISARTKNMDAASTFVNFLVSGETQAKRARDFGRLPVNASHMGEEDGTPIFRKIAKDAGSYAGLVLILDVGLEKSVSEHYLSIIQEVLNETKTPEQAMGEIRARAQKAKEQQG
- a CDS encoding LacI family DNA-binding transcriptional regulator — translated: MSETRDDRQTATIVDVAERAGVAVGTVSRFINGREVRKTNEMRIREAIKELGYQTNTFAQAMKTDVTKTVAVVMDGFDEFHTQVLSNVITQFFDHGYQVTTYHLKNEPGELDNLMSIMTARKFDGVVMSGTFNNTISLDQLRSLQKPIVLFNDEATGIDIDRVLVNNREASKRAVQHMIEMGHERIAIIKASDLQSSSRGRYQGFCDAMEEAGLQVIEEYVCEGSWRLSDGYFALQQLMALDEPPTALFSVNYEMTMGVLEAMKEQGLQVAKDLSLVSYDDPYFFRLLTPSITAIAQPHDVIASRLVEMMLTRLNNGISSSSRKMTVSCDVILRDSVARLR